In the Arachis ipaensis cultivar K30076 chromosome B10, Araip1.1, whole genome shotgun sequence genome, one interval contains:
- the LOC107623231 gene encoding ubiquitin carboxyl-terminal hydrolase 18 isoform X1: MLVSSAGGGGGGGGGISWDLKWLLQWVLSAVVVAVGLHALVKNTASRYFEVHANFDSDRTHPMPSSPSAAAAIAMDQPLCAVCSKHASSRCSRCKSVRYCSQACQQMHWKSDHKLKCKEVHSTMNLAQSGPASPGFKASAAVNKSTSSIALIPACGREISKPIKQPKNPLFPYDEFVKFFNWDKPGFPPCGLLNCGNSCFANVVLQCLSFTRPLIAYLLKNGHRRECSRNDWCFLCEFEIHVEKARQSSQAFSPMNILSRLPNIGGTLGYGRQEDAHEFMRFAIDTMQSVCLDEYGGEKAVPPNLQETTLIQHIFGGHLQSEVFCTKCEKQSNQYENMMDLTVEINGDAASLEECLDQFTAKEWLHGENMYKCDGCKDYVKAWKRLTVKRAPNILTIALKRFQSGRFGKLNKRVTFPETLNLSPFMSEVEDGSDIYKLYAVVVHIDMLNASFFGHYICYIKDFHGDWYRIDDWKVMQVELVEVLSQGAYMLLYSRVTARPSGLQTTESSDTHMQTVEVEVEPSPTEQAECLSNMETVTCNGTCDAFPAEHSSNSELKVSACEQSKDIRLIDVANGTPSWATESSHVPSKSGKDLEDIDMRRSNLCSSVVEDILCCTEEQDDTDMAKVSVSPRLANGFSSLNDSSVSMDYQNSGEDQEHVELVKCKPLTAQGHANHGNGYASANKYAIPVEDDGSVFSGVGSFSTETSASEMHQLKRRLPFHGSETGHANGVKKVEVSGDKLTT; encoded by the exons atgctTGTCTCTTCTGCaggcggaggaggaggaggaggaggaggaatctcATGGGATCTCAAATGGCTTCTGCAGTGGGTTCTCTCAGCGGTTGTCGTCGCCGTTGGATTGCACGCTCTCGTCAAGAACACCGCTTCACGATACTTTGAGGTTCACGCCAATTTCGATTCTGATCGGACTCATCCCATGCCTTCTTCTCCCTCCGCCGCCGCCGCCATTGCAATGGACCAACCTCTTTGCGCCGTCTGCTCCAAACACGCCTCCAGCAGGTGTTCCCGCTGCAAATCCGTCAGATACTG CTCCCAAGCGTGTCAACAGATGCACTGGAAATCCGATCATAAGTTGAAATGCAAGGAAGTTCATAGTACCATGAATTTGGCTCAATCTGGGCCAGCTAGTCCAGGGTTTAAAGCTTCTGCTGCTGTTAATAAAAGCACATCTTCAATTGCCCTAATACCTGCTTGTGGACGTGAAATTTCCAAGCCGATCAAGCAGCCTAAAAAT CCTCTTTTTCCTTATGATGAATTTGTTAAATTCTTTAACTGGGATAAGCCTGGATTTCCTCCTTGTGGGCTCTTGAATTGTGGAAATAG CTGCTTTGCAAATGTGGTTCTCCAATGTCTCTCATTCACAAGGCCGCTTATCGCCTACCTGTTGAAAAACGGCCACCGCAGAGAAT GCAGTCGTAATGATTGGTGCTTTCTGTGTGAATTTGAAATCCATGTTGAGAAAGCAAGGCAAAGTTCACAGGCATTTTCTCCAATGAACATTCTCTCTCGTTTGCCTAATATTGGTGGCACACTGGGTTATGGAAGACAAGAGGATGCTCATGAATTCATGAG GTTTGCAATCGACACTATGCAGTCTGTATGCCTTGATGAATATGGTGGAGAAAAAGCTGTCCCTCCTAACCTTCAAGAGACAACACTTATTCAACACATTTTTGGTGGCCACCTTCAATCTGAG GTGTTTTGCACAAAATGTGAGAAGCAGTCAAATCAATACGAAAACATGATGGACTTGACTGTTGAAATTAATGGAGATGCTGCTTCCTTGGAGGAATGTCTAGATCAGTTCACTGCCAAGGAGTGGCTTCATGGTGAAAATATGTATAAATGTGATGG GTGCAAAGATTATGTCAAGGCTTGGAAACGTCTCACTGTGAAACGAGCTCCAAATATTCTTACTATTGCCTTGAAAAGATTTCAG AGTGGGAGGTTTGGCAAACTTAACAAGAGAGTAACGTTCCCTGAGACTCTAAATCTTAGCCCTTTCATGAGTGAAGTTGAAGATGGATCTGATATTTATAAGCTGTATGCTGTTGTAGTCCACATCGACATGCTGAATGCTTCCTTTTTTGGTCATTACATTTGCTACATTAAGGATTTCCATGGAGACTGGTATAGAATTGATGATTGGAAG GTAATGCAAGTGGAATTGGTGGAGGTACTTTCTCAAGGTGCATACATGTTGTTATACAGCAG GGTAACTGCTCGGCCATCAGGCCTTCAAACTACAGAATCTTCGGACACACACATGCAGACAGTTGAAGTGGAAGTGGAGCCCAGCCCAACTGAACAGGCCGAATGTCTCTCAAATATGGAGACTGTAACTTGCAATGGCACATGTGATGCTTTTCCAGCTGAACATAGTAGTAATTCAGAACTGAAGGTTTCTGCCTGTGAACAGTCTAAGGACATCCGCTTGATTGATGTTGCAAATGGGACTCCAAGTTGGGCAACCGAATCGTCTCATGTACCTTCTAAATCTGGCAAAGATTTGGAGGATATAGATATGAGGAGATCAAATCTCTGCTCATCTGTTGTGGAAGATATTTTATGCTGCACGGAAGAGCAAGACGATACTGATATGGCTAAGGTCAGTGTTTCTCCACGCTTGGCAAATGGATTTTCTTCCCTGAATGATTCTTCTGTTTCAATGGATTATCAAAACTCGGGGGAAGATCAAGAGCATGTAGAACTTGTCAAATGCAAGCCACTGACAGCACAAGGCCATGCAAATCATGGCAACGGGTATGCTAGTGCAAACAAATATGCTATTCCAGTTGAAGATGATGGCTCTGTGTTTTCTGGCGTTGGTTCTTTCTCCACTGAAACATCCGCATCAGAAATGCATCAATTGAAGCGGAGATTGCCATTTCACGGTTCTGAAACTGGCCACGCAAATGGAGTCAAGAAAGTGGAGGTATCTGGGGACAAGTTAACAACGTAG
- the LOC107623231 gene encoding ubiquitin carboxyl-terminal hydrolase 18 isoform X2: protein MLVSSAGGGGGGGGGISWDLKWLLQWVLSAVVVAVGLHALVKNTASRYFEVHANFDSDRTHPMPSSPSAAAAIAMDQPLCAVCSKHASSRCSRCKSVRYCSQACQQMHWKSDHKLKCKEVHSTMNLAQSGPASPGFKASAAVNKSTSSIALIPACGREISKPIKQPKNPLFPYDEFVKFFNWDKPGFPPCGLLNCGNSCFANVVLQCLSFTRPLIAYLLKNGHRRECSRNDWCFLCEFEIHVEKARQSSQAFSPMNILSRLPNIGGTLGYGRQEDAHEFMRFAIDTMQSVCLDEYGGEKAVPPNLQETTLIQHIFGGHLQSEVFCTKCEKQSNQYENMMDLTVEINGDAASLEECLDQFTAKEWLHGENMYKCDGCKDYVKAWKRLTVKRAPNILTIALKRFQSGRFGKLNKRVTFPETLNLSPFMSEVEDGSDIYKLYAVVVHIDMLNASFFGHYICYIKDFHGDWYRIDDWKVMQVELVEVLSQGAYMLLYSSGNYWMIYSWTG from the exons atgctTGTCTCTTCTGCaggcggaggaggaggaggaggaggaggaatctcATGGGATCTCAAATGGCTTCTGCAGTGGGTTCTCTCAGCGGTTGTCGTCGCCGTTGGATTGCACGCTCTCGTCAAGAACACCGCTTCACGATACTTTGAGGTTCACGCCAATTTCGATTCTGATCGGACTCATCCCATGCCTTCTTCTCCCTCCGCCGCCGCCGCCATTGCAATGGACCAACCTCTTTGCGCCGTCTGCTCCAAACACGCCTCCAGCAGGTGTTCCCGCTGCAAATCCGTCAGATACTG CTCCCAAGCGTGTCAACAGATGCACTGGAAATCCGATCATAAGTTGAAATGCAAGGAAGTTCATAGTACCATGAATTTGGCTCAATCTGGGCCAGCTAGTCCAGGGTTTAAAGCTTCTGCTGCTGTTAATAAAAGCACATCTTCAATTGCCCTAATACCTGCTTGTGGACGTGAAATTTCCAAGCCGATCAAGCAGCCTAAAAAT CCTCTTTTTCCTTATGATGAATTTGTTAAATTCTTTAACTGGGATAAGCCTGGATTTCCTCCTTGTGGGCTCTTGAATTGTGGAAATAG CTGCTTTGCAAATGTGGTTCTCCAATGTCTCTCATTCACAAGGCCGCTTATCGCCTACCTGTTGAAAAACGGCCACCGCAGAGAAT GCAGTCGTAATGATTGGTGCTTTCTGTGTGAATTTGAAATCCATGTTGAGAAAGCAAGGCAAAGTTCACAGGCATTTTCTCCAATGAACATTCTCTCTCGTTTGCCTAATATTGGTGGCACACTGGGTTATGGAAGACAAGAGGATGCTCATGAATTCATGAG GTTTGCAATCGACACTATGCAGTCTGTATGCCTTGATGAATATGGTGGAGAAAAAGCTGTCCCTCCTAACCTTCAAGAGACAACACTTATTCAACACATTTTTGGTGGCCACCTTCAATCTGAG GTGTTTTGCACAAAATGTGAGAAGCAGTCAAATCAATACGAAAACATGATGGACTTGACTGTTGAAATTAATGGAGATGCTGCTTCCTTGGAGGAATGTCTAGATCAGTTCACTGCCAAGGAGTGGCTTCATGGTGAAAATATGTATAAATGTGATGG GTGCAAAGATTATGTCAAGGCTTGGAAACGTCTCACTGTGAAACGAGCTCCAAATATTCTTACTATTGCCTTGAAAAGATTTCAG AGTGGGAGGTTTGGCAAACTTAACAAGAGAGTAACGTTCCCTGAGACTCTAAATCTTAGCCCTTTCATGAGTGAAGTTGAAGATGGATCTGATATTTATAAGCTGTATGCTGTTGTAGTCCACATCGACATGCTGAATGCTTCCTTTTTTGGTCATTACATTTGCTACATTAAGGATTTCCATGGAGACTGGTATAGAATTGATGATTGGAAG GTAATGCAAGTGGAATTGGTGGAGGTACTTTCTCAAGGTGCATACATGTTGTTATACAGCAG TGGAAACTATTGGATGATTTACTCTTGGACAGGGTAA
- the LOC107624173 gene encoding F-box only protein 13, translating into MEHSRDWNGQGRSLKRKSQENGDHKLLNNFSLDDLNEDLFERILSWLPTSTFFRLTSVSKRWNSVADSASFKLACSSIPSRDPWFFMVAPNLNQSIIFDSAERTWKRLNHPPLLHQDSNKSCMPVAASGGLICYRNSSGSFIVSNPVTGTCSELPLLEFSPQNQPLNAIVMSTTTKDQQLYYKIVLVFGELQNLVFRVYNSFSGSWEGETSLRRKVDDCSMEFDSTEDDNVVYFLSKAGIVVASNMQRSPSKQYSSVITDKNGEEVVYFLSSTGTIVACNLTSKCYIEYPRLLPVLSEYSIDVVECNGEMLVVLLSEFLETASLRVWKYDEAKRGWHQIAAMPASISHEWYGKKVDINCVGAGNQIFICLNSSELCTYVLCDLVSNNWVELPNCCINGEVIDFMSSFSFEPRIEASV; encoded by the coding sequence ATGGAACATTCTAGAGATTGGAATGGTCAAGGTAGAAGTCTAAAGAGAAAATCACAAGAAAATGGAGATCATAAACTCCTCAATAACTTTTCTCTTGATGACCTCAATGAGGATCTGTTTGAAAGGATACTTTCATGGCTTCCAACTTCCACATTCTTTCGCCTTACTTCCGTGTCGAAACGGTGGAATTCGGTTGCTGATTCGGCTAGTTTCAAGCTTGCCTGCTCAAGCATTCCTTCCAGGGATCCTTGGTTCTTCATGGTTGCTCCCAACCTTAACCAATCTATAATCTTTGACTCTGCTGAAAGAACTTGGAAAAGACTCAATCACCCCCCACTTTTGCATCAAGATTCTAATAAAAGTTGTATGCCGGTTGCTGCCTCCGGTGGCTTGATTTGCTACCGTAATTCATCAGGAAGCTTCATTGTAAGCAACCCTGTGACAGGAACTTGTAGTGAACTCCCTCTGCTTGAGTTTTCCCCTCAAAATCAACCACTCAATGCAATTGTGATGAGCACAACCACCAAAGACCAACAACTATACTACAAAATTGTGTTAGTCTTCGGAGAACTTCAGAATCTTGTGTTTAGAGTCTACAATTCTTTCTCTGGAAGTTGGGAAGGTGAGACTTCTCTAAGGAGAAAAGTTGATGATTGTTCTATGGAGTTTGATTCGACCGAGGACGACAATGTTGTATACTTCCTTAGTAAGGCTGGTATTGTGGTAGCAAGCAACATGCAGAGAAGCCCTTCAAAGCAATATTCGTCGGTCATTACCGACAAAAATGGCGAAGAGGTTGTCTATTTTCTTAGCTCCACAGGGACAATAGTAGCTTGCAACCTGACAAGCAAGTGCTACATCGAGTATCCAAGGTTGTTGCCTGTTCTGAGTGAGTATTCAATTGATGTTGTGGAGTGTAATGGGGAGATGCTAGTTGTTCTGTTATCAGAGTTCTTGGAAACCGCGAGTCTTCGTGTGTGGAAGTATGATGAAGCTAAAAGAGGGTGGCACCAGATTGCAGCAATGCCTGCATCAATTTCTCATGAATGGTATGGAAAGAAAGTGGATATTAACTGTGTAGGAGCTGGTAACCAGATATTCATATGCTTGAACTCCTCTGAGCTATGTACTTATGTTCTGTGTGATTTGGTTAGCAACAACTGGGTTGAATTGCCAAATTGTTGCATAAATGGTGAAGTCATAGACTTTATGTCTTCATTTTCATTTGAGCCTAGGATAGAGGCTTCTGTATGA